The proteins below come from a single Roseiflexus sp. RS-1 genomic window:
- a CDS encoding VTT domain-containing protein: protein MSEAESRVTRNQEIVITPQKRSWIRPMLVAAIAVALNIIAYLIIPPDLAYRLGSLGYIGVFLITLISNATIVVPIPYFGLVAALSPGLSMVGVGIAGALGSVIGESVGFFVGRSGRGVVEQTRFYRWVQRQLEHPWRAFVVLFALSAPPNPAFDVAGLTAGAMGLPYWIFLSAVFLARLVRFGIVAFFGGAT, encoded by the coding sequence GTGTCAGAAGCTGAAAGCCGCGTGACGCGCAACCAGGAGATTGTAATCACTCCGCAAAAGCGCTCCTGGATACGCCCGATGCTGGTCGCCGCCATTGCCGTTGCCCTGAACATCATCGCATACCTGATAATACCGCCAGACCTTGCGTATCGTCTCGGGTCGCTGGGATATATCGGGGTGTTTCTGATCACCCTTATTTCCAACGCAACAATTGTTGTGCCCATTCCCTACTTCGGGCTGGTAGCAGCGCTTTCACCCGGACTGAGCATGGTCGGGGTAGGCATTGCCGGCGCGCTTGGTTCGGTGATTGGCGAGTCGGTCGGTTTCTTTGTGGGGCGGTCGGGGCGCGGGGTCGTTGAACAGACACGGTTCTACCGTTGGGTGCAGCGCCAGCTCGAACATCCCTGGCGCGCGTTTGTGGTGTTGTTTGCACTCTCGGCGCCGCCCAATCCGGCGTTCGATGTTGCCGGTCTTACGGCGGGTGCGATGGGGTTGCCGTACTGGATCTTCCTCAGCGCTGTCTTTCTGGCGCGGCTCGTGCGTTTTGGCATCGTGGCCTTCTTTGGCGGCGCAACGTAA
- a CDS encoding glycosyltransferase family 4 protein, which yields MRIAIDARLNAYRTGGIPQYTRQLMAALAHVATDDQIISLQHRDHLRPLVVAPNVARHPLFTPPHHRFERWILPLEVLITRPDVLHFPDFIAPRYRFCPTVVTIHDLAFMRYPDILDRAAAAYYRQVGESAARADAVIAVSETTRQDIAQFLDLPPERIDVIYEAAAPIYTSLSLRPGEARVLSGVPLTEGSFMLFVSTLEPRKNLPTLLRALRICLDRRPDRGYRLVVAGARGWRDEDIFTTVRDLRLADDVIFAGRVGQYDLRWLYNACRLYVNPSLYEGFGLPLLEAMACGAACLASSSSSLPEIGGDAVEYVPALDAGAWADMIEALWDDPDRRATMGRLARARADQFSWQRTARETLAVYRRVVARVPRPSPLPVAVNVNPSLPESPERLARCIRCGQHLVSAPTEGTIIVGASQKCQIAPRAWMCPDCGHIELLAIPAEAPFPADRADSTPVMSQQPDVSSESFDVAVSAAPQEPVSLSDEAPDLPVDQAHGDETIPVAAPERETAHPGDLSLGMGAQRQEGVEGS from the coding sequence ATGCGCATTGCAATCGACGCCCGTTTGAATGCCTATCGTACCGGTGGCATTCCTCAATATACGCGCCAGTTGATGGCTGCACTTGCCCACGTTGCGACTGATGACCAGATTATCAGTCTTCAGCATCGTGATCATCTGCGCCCGCTAGTCGTCGCGCCGAACGTTGCGCGCCATCCACTCTTTACTCCGCCGCATCATCGCTTCGAACGCTGGATATTGCCGCTGGAAGTGCTGATCACGCGACCTGACGTTCTCCATTTCCCGGATTTCATTGCGCCTCGTTATCGATTCTGCCCGACAGTCGTGACGATCCACGATCTCGCATTTATGCGCTATCCTGATATTCTTGACCGTGCCGCTGCTGCATATTACCGGCAGGTGGGTGAAAGCGCTGCACGCGCTGATGCGGTGATTGCGGTTTCTGAAACGACCCGGCAGGATATTGCTCAGTTTCTCGATCTTCCACCCGAGCGGATCGATGTGATCTATGAGGCTGCTGCGCCGATCTACACGTCGCTGTCGCTTCGTCCTGGCGAGGCGCGGGTGTTATCGGGCGTGCCTCTGACTGAAGGCTCATTTATGCTATTCGTCAGCACCCTCGAACCGCGCAAGAACCTGCCGACCCTGTTGCGGGCGCTGCGGATCTGTCTCGACCGGCGACCCGATCGCGGGTACCGGCTGGTGGTTGCGGGGGCGCGTGGATGGCGTGATGAAGACATCTTCACGACAGTGCGCGATTTGCGCCTCGCGGATGACGTCATCTTTGCAGGACGTGTCGGTCAGTACGATCTGCGCTGGCTGTATAATGCATGCCGTCTGTACGTCAATCCGTCGCTCTACGAAGGATTTGGTCTGCCATTGCTGGAAGCAATGGCGTGTGGCGCCGCCTGTCTTGCCTCATCGAGTTCCAGCCTGCCCGAAATCGGCGGTGACGCGGTCGAGTATGTACCGGCGCTCGATGCTGGCGCATGGGCGGATATGATCGAGGCGCTGTGGGACGATCCGGATCGTCGCGCCACGATGGGCCGACTCGCGCGTGCGCGGGCGGATCAGTTTTCGTGGCAGCGCACTGCACGTGAGACGCTGGCGGTCTATCGTCGCGTCGTCGCGCGCGTGCCGCGTCCATCCCCGCTCCCCGTGGCGGTGAACGTCAATCCTTCTCTACCTGAGTCACCGGAACGACTGGCGAGGTGTATCCGCTGCGGGCAGCATCTTGTGTCGGCGCCAACCGAGGGAACGATCATCGTCGGCGCGTCTCAGAAATGCCAGATTGCTCCGAGAGCGTGGATGTGCCCTGATTGCGGTCACATCGAACTGCTGGCAATACCGGCGGAAGCGCCATTCCCTGCTGACCGCGCTGATTCTACCCCTGTGATGTCGCAGCAACCGGACGTTTCATCAGAATCGTTCGATGTCGCCGTATCTGCCGCCCCGCAAGAGCCGGTATCGCTCTCCGACGAAGCGCCTGATCTGCCAGTCGATCAGGCGCACGGAGACGAGACGATCCCGGTAGCAGCGCCTGAGCGTGAAACCGCGCATCCAGGCGACCTGTCGTTGGGTATGGGCGCCCAAAGGCAGGAAGGCGTCGAGGGGTCGTAA
- a CDS encoding zf-HC2 domain-containing protein: MTTQPPQLNDRDLELISAYIDGQLSAEERREVERRLDNEANLRLAYEELRATVQVLRDLEPVRPPRSFTLDPANVALQRPPATRLGWGRLLQVAGVFAAVLVAAIGTLSVIGSLGSGAPASVPMVAAPTPAPASPLELRESAPTPERSDIAAAPAALDDGSGPVAPQARATVVATEVAALPDVAPQPTIVTTPAISSPGTVDLARPKPPADSTPPATPPDLTLLLTLAVVALAAGGVLLWRRRKG; the protein is encoded by the coding sequence ATGACGACGCAACCACCACAACTGAACGATCGCGACCTGGAGTTAATCTCTGCCTACATCGATGGGCAGTTGAGCGCCGAAGAGCGTCGTGAAGTCGAGCGCCGTCTCGATAATGAGGCGAATCTGCGGCTGGCGTATGAGGAGTTGCGCGCAACGGTGCAGGTACTGCGCGACCTTGAGCCGGTGCGCCCGCCACGCTCATTTACGCTCGATCCGGCAAACGTTGCGCTGCAACGACCACCCGCGACACGATTGGGTTGGGGGCGGTTGCTTCAGGTTGCCGGCGTGTTTGCTGCGGTGCTGGTTGCTGCAATCGGAACGTTGAGCGTGATCGGTTCGCTGGGGAGCGGCGCCCCGGCATCGGTGCCAATGGTTGCTGCCCCCACACCTGCGCCAGCGTCTCCTTTAGAACTGCGCGAAAGTGCGCCGACTCCAGAGCGCAGCGACATTGCAGCAGCGCCAGCGGCGCTCGATGATGGATCGGGACCGGTTGCGCCCCAGGCACGTGCGACGGTCGTTGCGACGGAAGTCGCCGCACTTCCCGACGTTGCTCCGCAACCAACCATCGTGACCACGCCAGCGATTTCGTCGCCGGGAACGGTTGATCTTGCTCGACCAAAGCCACCTGCCGATTCGACGCCGCCTGCCACTCCTCCTGATCTGACCCTTCTGCTCACGCTGGCTGTTGTGGCGCTGGCAGCTGGCGGCGTGCTGCTCTGGCGCCGTCGTAAAGGATAG
- a CDS encoding Glu/Leu/Phe/Val family dehydrogenase yields MRSDRNNPFRIAQEQFDRAAALLDLPDNVREVLRVPQRELTVRFPVLMDDGSTRIFTGYRVQHNLGRGPTKGGIRYHPSVDIDEVRALAMWMTWKCALVNIPYGGAKGGVVCDPTTLSSGELERLTRRFATEVAIVVGSERDIPAPDVNTNPQVMAWFMDTLSMQQGHTINAVVTGKPIQVGGSLGRNEATGRGVSLMVREWARRQRRRLEDLRVVVQGFGNVGSVAAALIAALGCRVIAVGDASGGYLCRDGLNIIEMRRFADRHPRRLLEGYSAPGVERIDNKTLLETPCDVLVPAALENQITDQNAERIRATLIVEGANGPTTPQADAILEERGITVIPDILANAGGVTVSYFEWVQGLQSFFWNEQDVNQRLEQIMVNAFEQVCDLAEQRGISLRLAAYLLAVRRVADANLIRGLYP; encoded by the coding sequence ATGAGGTCTGATCGCAACAATCCCTTTCGGATCGCCCAGGAACAGTTCGACCGCGCCGCAGCCCTGCTCGATCTGCCCGACAATGTGCGGGAGGTGCTGCGTGTTCCACAGCGCGAATTGACCGTCCGCTTTCCGGTATTGATGGACGATGGTTCCACCCGCATCTTTACCGGATATCGGGTGCAGCACAACCTGGGGCGCGGACCGACTAAAGGCGGCATCCGGTATCACCCAAGCGTTGATATCGACGAAGTGCGCGCGCTGGCGATGTGGATGACCTGGAAATGTGCGCTGGTCAACATTCCTTATGGCGGTGCAAAGGGTGGGGTGGTCTGCGATCCGACGACGCTGTCGTCAGGCGAACTCGAACGTCTGACACGCCGCTTTGCGACCGAGGTCGCCATCGTGGTCGGCAGCGAACGCGACATCCCTGCACCCGATGTCAACACCAATCCCCAGGTCATGGCGTGGTTCATGGATACCCTCTCAATGCAGCAGGGACATACGATCAACGCCGTTGTCACCGGCAAACCCATCCAGGTGGGCGGTTCGCTGGGGCGCAACGAAGCGACCGGGCGCGGTGTCAGCCTGATGGTGCGTGAATGGGCGCGGCGCCAGCGGCGACGCCTGGAAGACCTGCGTGTGGTCGTCCAGGGTTTCGGGAACGTCGGCAGTGTGGCGGCGGCGCTCATCGCGGCGTTGGGATGCCGGGTGATCGCGGTCGGCGATGCCAGCGGCGGGTATCTGTGCCGCGATGGGCTGAATATCATTGAGATGCGCCGGTTCGCCGATCGACATCCGCGCCGTCTGCTGGAAGGGTACAGCGCCCCAGGCGTTGAACGCATCGATAACAAAACGCTGCTCGAAACGCCGTGCGATGTCCTGGTTCCAGCGGCGCTGGAGAATCAGATCACCGATCAGAATGCAGAACGCATTCGCGCCACACTGATCGTCGAAGGCGCGAACGGACCAACAACGCCGCAGGCGGACGCAATTCTCGAAGAGCGCGGGATTACGGTCATACCCGATATTCTCGCAAATGCAGGTGGCGTTACCGTCAGTTATTTCGAGTGGGTCCAGGGATTGCAATCGTTCTTCTGGAACGAACAGGACGTGAACCAGCGCCTCGAGCAGATCATGGTCAACGCCTTCGAGCAGGTATGCGATCTCGCAGAGCAGCGCGGCATTTCCCTCCGGCTGGCAGCATATCTGCTGGCGGTGCGCCGGGTTGCCGATGCCAATCTCATTCGCGGTTTGTACCCCTAG
- a CDS encoding ATP-binding protein, with the protein MHLQRQHFPWQATILLVFAVAPMIAGAISFSSSLNLIGKPSIGVLPIWQDAIRCHAVSPITPPSWPAMADGSLQTGDCIETINGISAYHWPLSEVERYADAKDGRNLVDVGVRRGTERFPVQVAALRLTWLHVLQLQFGILPIALFVWMLALIVLLAQPRAEVNQTSAALFLTLALAIVGLYHGLNDEQGRYYTAFTIVISMAWIGPFLYHLALLTPRPLARFAPLRFALHPVGLTTMILHLDSMLAFVPLLRPWRGDAPGIATTINGITMLIGLGAFLMRAGWWVWRGDRAIADQMRVLLLSWGIGAGPLTLASAYYLLTYRAPLGTSFQPFLFFLVILCSGIAYVMLRYQHFAGRSRVLNSLAMIYISATVACAVMVVVLIGIIRMPVDGLMFTALWFATFATTVFWHTDNPFQRLYRRFFLRHHHHYQATLDFATRMNEVSNLEDAAKHGAALVRTAVMCDWAAVHPALTPDRVWLATGSGVEVRRVSAAREVSFSLPASPAMTRALISEGEQLGTLYVGSRSTQEPFDEEDERLIGLLATMLANAMHIRAQIQRLLAVPALMIAAQEQERERIAQEIHDGVMPFLGAIPLGLAQIQRRVQAGDSVDETISVCETYRQRAIKTAQELRAIMRRLQPPLVGATRLGLAIQAFTEEICALYNVPCIISGAGVAYPLNDTTARQAYRIVQQAVVNALQHAHPRLLRVTVAADEHGWECEVSDDGRGFDPDQPQRKNHFGLFSMHERARTIGAALTIDSRPGRGTTVRLRLKKALKIEDETWDVSRYPVSVENVEG; encoded by the coding sequence ATGCACCTTCAGCGACAGCACTTCCCCTGGCAGGCGACGATTCTGCTCGTTTTTGCAGTGGCGCCGATGATTGCCGGAGCGATCAGTTTTTCCAGTTCGCTGAATCTCATCGGGAAACCGTCGATAGGCGTCCTTCCCATCTGGCAGGACGCAATTCGCTGCCATGCCGTGTCACCGATCACGCCGCCCTCCTGGCCCGCAATGGCTGATGGTTCGCTGCAAACCGGGGATTGTATCGAGACGATTAATGGCATCTCGGCATACCACTGGCCCCTGTCCGAAGTTGAGCGCTATGCCGATGCGAAGGATGGCAGAAATCTGGTCGATGTGGGGGTGCGTCGTGGCACTGAGCGATTTCCTGTCCAGGTTGCCGCGCTCCGGTTGACCTGGCTGCACGTGTTGCAGCTTCAGTTTGGCATCCTGCCGATTGCCCTGTTCGTCTGGATGCTGGCGCTCATTGTGCTGCTGGCGCAACCTCGTGCTGAAGTGAACCAGACTTCTGCGGCGCTGTTCCTCACCCTGGCGCTGGCGATCGTCGGGTTGTATCACGGCTTGAATGATGAACAGGGCCGGTATTATACCGCTTTCACCATCGTGATCAGCATGGCCTGGATCGGGCCGTTCCTCTACCATCTGGCGCTGCTCACCCCTCGTCCTCTGGCACGGTTTGCGCCGCTGCGCTTTGCACTCCATCCTGTCGGTCTGACGACGATGATCCTGCACCTCGATAGCATGCTGGCATTCGTGCCGCTGCTGCGTCCGTGGCGTGGCGACGCTCCCGGGATCGCAACGACGATCAACGGTATAACCATGCTCATTGGACTGGGAGCATTCCTGATGCGCGCGGGATGGTGGGTATGGCGCGGTGATCGGGCAATAGCCGACCAGATGCGGGTGTTACTGCTGTCGTGGGGGATTGGCGCAGGACCGCTGACCCTGGCAAGCGCGTACTATCTGCTGACGTATCGCGCACCGTTGGGCACGTCGTTCCAGCCATTTCTCTTCTTTCTGGTCATCCTCTGCTCCGGTATCGCATATGTCATGCTGCGCTACCAGCATTTTGCCGGTCGCAGTCGCGTGCTGAACAGCCTGGCGATGATCTATATCAGCGCAACCGTCGCGTGTGCTGTGATGGTCGTGGTGCTGATCGGAATCATCCGCATGCCGGTGGATGGTCTCATGTTTACGGCGCTGTGGTTCGCCACGTTCGCAACGACCGTCTTCTGGCATACCGACAATCCATTTCAGCGTTTGTATCGCCGCTTCTTTTTGCGCCATCACCATCACTATCAGGCAACGCTCGACTTTGCCACCCGGATGAACGAGGTGTCGAACCTCGAAGATGCAGCGAAGCATGGTGCAGCCCTGGTGCGCACGGCAGTAATGTGCGATTGGGCGGCGGTGCATCCCGCGCTGACGCCGGATCGAGTATGGCTGGCGACCGGAAGCGGGGTGGAGGTGCGGCGTGTATCCGCCGCGCGCGAGGTTTCGTTCTCCCTGCCCGCGTCGCCTGCAATGACACGCGCCCTCATAAGCGAAGGAGAACAACTGGGGACGCTCTACGTTGGTTCGCGGAGCACGCAGGAGCCGTTCGACGAGGAAGATGAACGGTTGATCGGACTGCTCGCAACCATGCTGGCGAATGCAATGCATATTCGCGCGCAGATTCAGCGGCTTCTGGCAGTGCCGGCGCTGATGATCGCAGCGCAGGAACAGGAGCGTGAACGCATTGCGCAGGAAATTCACGATGGCGTCATGCCATTTTTGGGCGCCATTCCACTGGGATTGGCGCAGATCCAGCGTCGCGTGCAGGCAGGCGATTCCGTTGACGAAACCATCAGTGTCTGTGAAACCTATCGGCAGCGCGCTATCAAAACGGCGCAAGAATTGCGCGCTATTATGCGCCGCCTGCAACCGCCGCTTGTTGGTGCGACCCGCCTGGGATTGGCGATCCAGGCGTTTACCGAAGAAATCTGCGCCCTATACAATGTGCCATGTATCATCAGCGGCGCCGGAGTCGCCTATCCGTTGAACGACACGACTGCACGCCAGGCATACCGGATCGTTCAGCAGGCGGTGGTCAATGCGTTGCAGCATGCCCATCCCCGTCTTTTGCGGGTGACCGTCGCCGCCGATGAACATGGCTGGGAATGCGAGGTATCCGACGACGGAAGGGGGTTTGACCCCGATCAACCGCAGCGAAAGAATCATTTTGGACTGTTTTCGATGCACGAGCGGGCACGGACGATCGGTGCTGCCCTGACGATCGACTCGCGGCCAGGGCGCGGAACGACGGTGCGGTTGAGGTTGAAGAAAGCGTTGAAGATCGAAGATGAAACGTGGGATGTCAGCCGGTATCCGGTAAGCGTTGAAAACGTTGAAGGTTGA
- a CDS encoding class I SAM-dependent methyltransferase, with product MTAENWFNPFDNPELVAGYETWYETDGRTADIAERRLIRWLLSGVPQAQSLLEVGVGTGHFARWLASEGYRVTGVDLSAPMIAEAARRGSVLLARADAEALPFPDNAFDGVLLITALEFLPHPERALQEAARVARHGIVLGVLNRWHPLAWQRKRSGLPVWQIARFYTPAELERLVRRVLHPFNLQITWRTTLLPGLWWYSSRLPLGAFTGMRVLLLKQKG from the coding sequence GTGACTGCCGAAAACTGGTTCAATCCTTTCGACAACCCCGAACTGGTCGCCGGTTATGAAACCTGGTACGAGACCGACGGGCGCACTGCCGACATCGCCGAGCGTCGTTTGATCCGATGGTTGCTGTCAGGGGTGCCGCAGGCGCAGAGTCTGCTGGAGGTCGGCGTCGGGACTGGTCACTTTGCGCGCTGGCTGGCATCGGAAGGGTATCGCGTCACAGGAGTGGACCTGTCCGCGCCGATGATTGCCGAGGCCGCCCGTCGTGGCAGTGTGCTTCTGGCGCGCGCGGATGCGGAAGCGCTACCGTTCCCCGATAACGCCTTCGACGGAGTGCTGCTGATCACCGCGCTGGAGTTCCTGCCACATCCCGAACGCGCATTGCAGGAGGCGGCGCGTGTGGCGCGGCATGGGATCGTCCTGGGTGTGCTCAATCGCTGGCATCCCCTGGCATGGCAGCGAAAACGCAGCGGATTGCCGGTCTGGCAGATTGCGCGTTTCTACACCCCTGCTGAACTTGAGCGCCTGGTGCGCCGGGTGCTGCATCCGTTCAACCTTCAGATAACGTGGCGTACCACACTGCTGCCCGGACTGTGGTGGTACTCCTCACGCCTGCCGTTGGGCGCTTTTACCGGTATGCGTGTGCTTCTCCTGAAACAGAAGGGGTGA
- a CDS encoding response regulator, whose amino-acid sequence MKDLCRGYILVVEEDHDLGRLFEAVLTIDGYHVTVTHHIYEAHRILSQREPDLIIFDWSLHNAAGYVWVDELRTTAHTAHIPILLVCGMQPPRSIYEMLASAGVPIIEKPFDLIAFNRCVAALIQPRARAIGA is encoded by the coding sequence ATGAAGGATTTGTGCCGTGGGTACATTCTGGTGGTCGAAGAAGATCACGACCTTGGACGATTGTTCGAAGCGGTGCTGACGATTGATGGATACCACGTCACCGTGACGCACCACATCTACGAAGCGCACCGCATACTCAGCCAACGAGAGCCGGACCTGATCATCTTCGACTGGTCGTTGCACAATGCCGCCGGATATGTATGGGTCGATGAACTGCGCACAACTGCACATACCGCGCACATTCCGATACTGCTGGTCTGTGGTATGCAACCGCCGCGCAGCATCTACGAAATGCTGGCAAGCGCAGGTGTGCCGATCATTGAGAAACCGTTCGATCTGATCGCCTTCAACCGCTGTGTCGCAGCGCTGATACAACCCCGCGCGCGTGCGATCGGCGCCTGA
- a CDS encoding RNA polymerase sigma factor, whose protein sequence is MANEELRLVESAQRGDIESFNALVRLYEGRVYNLCYRLLGDAESAADAAQDAFLSAYRHLRAFRGGSFRSWVLRIATNVCYDALRARQRRSIVSLDAAVETSSEEAAPLQLADTAESPDEFALRRELARAIEAGLAQLPVDQRLVVVLCDLQGLTYEEIAEVTGANVGTIKSRLSRGRARLRDVLRQGELLPLRFRHEGEE, encoded by the coding sequence GTGGCAAACGAAGAGTTGCGCCTGGTCGAGTCTGCGCAGCGCGGCGATATCGAGAGTTTCAACGCGCTGGTGCGATTGTACGAAGGGCGGGTCTACAACCTGTGCTATCGGTTGCTCGGTGATGCCGAGAGCGCTGCGGATGCGGCGCAGGATGCGTTTCTGTCGGCATATCGCCACCTGCGCGCGTTCCGCGGCGGATCGTTTCGTTCGTGGGTGCTGCGCATTGCAACCAACGTCTGTTACGATGCGTTGCGCGCCCGTCAGCGCCGCTCGATTGTATCGCTCGATGCTGCGGTCGAAACCTCGTCGGAAGAAGCTGCACCGCTTCAACTTGCCGATACCGCCGAGTCGCCGGATGAATTTGCGCTGCGGCGTGAACTCGCGCGCGCTATCGAGGCGGGATTGGCGCAACTGCCGGTCGATCAGCGATTGGTTGTCGTTCTGTGCGACCTGCAAGGGTTGACGTATGAAGAAATTGCTGAAGTGACCGGCGCGAATGTGGGAACGATCAAGTCGCGGCTCAGCCGCGGGCGCGCCCGCCTGCGCGACGTGCTGCGCCAGGGGGAACTTCTGCCGCTGCGGTTTCGTCATGAGGGGGAAGAGTAA
- a CDS encoding YkoF family thiamine/hydroxymethylpyrimidine-binding protein yields MTNEGLSYPAGLTAQVSIYPLRQQHLSPAIDAALAIWRERELDVQPGAMSTLIAGDETTVWEALRAAFAAATALGETVMVITVSNACPWTPPAQR; encoded by the coding sequence ATGACGAATGAAGGACTGTCCTATCCGGCCGGTCTGACCGCGCAGGTCAGCATCTACCCGTTACGCCAGCAGCACCTCAGCCCGGCTATCGATGCGGCGCTGGCAATCTGGCGTGAGCGCGAATTGGATGTGCAACCAGGGGCGATGAGCACGCTAATCGCCGGTGATGAAACGACCGTGTGGGAAGCGCTGCGCGCGGCATTTGCGGCCGCAACTGCGCTGGGGGAAACGGTGATGGTGATCACGGTGTCGAATGCCTGTCCCTGGACCCCGCCTGCGCAGAGGTAG
- a CDS encoding O-antigen ligase family protein yields the protein MTRNMRLRTCFSSFPVGERDRLAALIGRSPLMASLAAILVGLAGGAVAAFAPFWLGFAALAALAGVYAILVDTRVGLATVIGIATIVPFATLPFRAVITPTLLTLALAALMGVWIMRMLVRGDERVTITPMGMALIGFLGITLFAFLLGSNASPEPSLLHNYVKFTMATLFFFSVVNCVRDRQTVRWVFRFLIIGAAISAVIALVLYVIPDQMALQILVSFGRIGYPTEGRVLRYVEDDPNGLMRAIGLSVDPNSFGGMLALIGALAATQLVSERPTLPRRMLLVATGVILLALFLTYSRAALGGMIVAAMYVATLRYRQLWWVILATGALAAVLFIGLGVGERFVERIVEGVQFRDRANQMRLAEYQNAIAIIQAYPVFGIGFGQAPEIDLVAGVSSIYLAIAQRTGLVGLTAFLGIMIWFFVRNWRALRAASVIGDEERVAWLVSLQAALAAALAVGLLDHYFFNIEFSHMSALLWGTIGLAVAIEEMGVEG from the coding sequence ATGACCCGCAATATGCGATTAAGAACGTGCTTTTCTTCCTTCCCGGTCGGCGAACGCGACCGTCTTGCCGCTCTGATCGGACGCAGCCCGCTGATGGCGTCGCTGGCTGCGATCCTGGTCGGTCTTGCCGGTGGCGCAGTGGCGGCATTCGCGCCGTTCTGGCTTGGATTCGCAGCCCTGGCAGCTCTGGCAGGGGTCTACGCCATTCTGGTCGATACCCGTGTCGGGCTTGCGACCGTCATCGGGATCGCAACGATCGTGCCCTTCGCAACGCTGCCGTTCCGGGCAGTGATCACGCCAACCCTGCTGACCCTGGCGCTTGCGGCGTTGATGGGGGTCTGGATCATGCGGATGCTGGTGCGCGGTGATGAGCGGGTGACGATCACACCGATGGGCATGGCGCTGATCGGCTTTCTGGGCATCACCCTGTTTGCTTTCTTGCTTGGCTCAAATGCCAGTCCGGAACCATCGCTGTTGCACAACTACGTCAAATTCACAATGGCGACCCTGTTCTTCTTCAGCGTCGTCAACTGCGTGCGCGACCGACAAACGGTGCGCTGGGTCTTCCGTTTTCTCATCATCGGTGCAGCAATCTCGGCAGTGATCGCGCTGGTGTTGTATGTTATTCCCGACCAGATGGCGCTTCAGATTCTGGTGTCGTTTGGGCGGATCGGCTACCCCACCGAGGGGCGCGTTCTGCGCTATGTTGAAGACGACCCGAATGGATTGATGCGCGCGATCGGTCTGTCGGTCGATCCCAACAGTTTTGGTGGCATGCTGGCGCTGATCGGGGCGCTGGCGGCGACGCAACTGGTCAGTGAACGTCCGACGCTGCCGCGACGCATGCTGCTCGTTGCTACGGGCGTCATTCTGCTGGCGCTGTTCCTGACGTATTCGCGCGCGGCGCTGGGTGGTATGATCGTCGCTGCCATGTATGTGGCGACGCTGCGTTACCGACAGCTCTGGTGGGTCATTCTGGCGACCGGCGCCCTGGCTGCCGTTCTATTCATCGGGCTTGGGGTCGGTGAGCGTTTCGTCGAGCGGATCGTCGAAGGGGTGCAGTTCCGCGACCGGGCGAACCAGATGCGCCTGGCGGAATACCAGAATGCCATCGCCATTATTCAGGCATATCCGGTGTTCGGCATTGGCTTTGGTCAGGCGCCGGAGATCGACCTGGTTGCAGGAGTGTCGAGCATCTATCTGGCGATTGCTCAACGCACCGGTCTCGTCGGTCTGACCGCATTTCTGGGGATTATGATCTGGTTTTTCGTGCGAAACTGGCGCGCTTTGCGTGCTGCCAGCGTGATTGGCGACGAAGAACGGGTCGCATGGCTGGTGTCGTTGCAGGCGGCGCTGGCTGCTGCGCTGGCGGTGGGGCTGCTCGATCACTACTTCTTCAACATCGAGTTCAGCCATATGAGCGCATTGCTCTGGGGAACGATCGGGCTGGCGGTGGCGATTGAGGAGATGGGGGTGGAAGGTTGA
- a CDS encoding GNAT family N-acetyltransferase encodes MLTISRASMPISIPLQIRAARMDDIYPILRLHCEAFADKFGAAFGVRGTARGIEAMAEAWRRQGRSALRGMFVADSDGLVVGTISLRTWDTASDASGAAELAFHQVLGVWGAVRSIFALSLLDHTIERSEGYITDVAVLARYRRNGIARALLDHVEQEARQRGKKFLGLYVSASNTPARRLYASAGFVDYRTRRSWLAGLILHQRSWIYMRKDLA; translated from the coding sequence ATGCTGACAATCTCGCGCGCTTCGATGCCGATCTCCATCCCGTTGCAGATCCGTGCAGCGCGTATGGACGATATTTATCCCATCCTGCGGTTGCACTGCGAAGCGTTCGCCGATAAGTTCGGCGCCGCCTTCGGCGTTCGCGGTACAGCGCGCGGTATCGAGGCGATGGCAGAAGCCTGGCGTCGCCAGGGGCGTAGCGCCCTGCGCGGCATGTTCGTTGCGGACTCTGACGGGCTTGTCGTTGGCACCATCTCGCTGCGCACCTGGGATACAGCCAGCGACGCCAGTGGCGCTGCAGAACTTGCGTTTCATCAGGTGCTGGGCGTATGGGGCGCAGTGCGTTCGATCTTCGCGCTGTCGCTGCTCGATCATACCATTGAGCGGAGCGAGGGGTATATCACCGATGTGGCCGTGCTCGCCCGTTACCGGCGCAACGGCATTGCGCGCGCATTGCTCGATCACGTGGAACAGGAAGCCCGCCAGCGCGGCAAAAAGTTTCTGGGGTTGTACGTCAGTGCGTCGAACACACCCGCTCGTCGCCTCTACGCCAGCGCTGGCTTCGTCGATTATCGGACGCGCCGCTCCTGGCTCGCCGGTCTCATTCTTCACCAACGGAGCTGGATCTACATGCGAAAGGACCTCGCCTGA